Proteins found in one Methanobacterium sp. genomic segment:
- a CDS encoding HEAT repeat domain-containing protein, producing MNPKTVKRMNREKRGQISSEELNVYRGFATHELIEMLNNSNPQKRTISASILGEKQDVDAIIPLCTAFKREKALYSRMAISEALSQIGVPAISPLLDLLGEIGKNQETELPQKYFNKKSYPLVRDLAARTLVKIGKPATPYLIEVIENGTDYKAQQAIDAIGGIAAKTGDKRGLEALLNVMERNFDNKGNKITLWKTIRALSGFKNSQEAADSLLNIIRSDYDSPIIWEALRSLGNLNVTTPETINLIVSFTNNKNPEIRKSAQKALISLDNL from the coding sequence ATGAATCCTAAAACTGTAAAAAGAATGAACAGGGAGAAAAGAGGTCAGATTTCATCAGAAGAGCTAAATGTTTATCGTGGGTTTGCAACCCATGAATTAATTGAAATGCTCAATAATTCTAATCCACAAAAAAGAACAATATCCGCCAGCATATTAGGGGAAAAACAAGACGTTGATGCCATAATTCCCCTTTGCACGGCGTTTAAACGGGAAAAAGCATTATATTCTAGGATGGCAATTTCTGAAGCGTTATCACAAATAGGTGTTCCTGCAATTAGTCCATTATTAGATCTTCTTGGTGAAATTGGAAAAAATCAGGAAACTGAACTTCCCCAGAAATATTTCAACAAAAAAAGTTACCCCTTAGTAAGGGATCTGGCTGCCAGAACACTGGTAAAAATTGGAAAACCAGCAACCCCATACCTTATTGAAGTAATAGAAAATGGAACAGATTATAAAGCCCAGCAAGCCATTGACGCAATCGGGGGAATCGCCGCCAAAACAGGAGATAAAAGAGGTCTAGAGGCACTTTTAAATGTGATGGAAAGAAATTTTGATAATAAGGGTAATAAAATTACTTTATGGAAAACAATAAGGGCTTTAAGCGGATTTAAAAATAGTCAGGAAGCTGCTGATTCATTATTAAATATAATCAGAAGTGATTATGATTCTCCAATTATATGGGAAGCATTGAGGAGCTTGGGTAATTTAAACGTTACAACTCCTGAGACAATTAACTTAATCGTGAGTTTCACTAATAATAAGAATCCAGAAATAAGAAAATCAGCTCAAAAAGCGTTAATAAGTCTGGATAATCTATAA
- a CDS encoding HAD family phosphatase yields the protein MRSINTISLFIFDMDGLMFDTTNLAIYSWIKAGNTYGIPISESIVIKSIGLDIHGAKKVFKKNLGKNFPYHEIRSLRLKYAQDFIEKNGIPVKKGLYELIEFLDQKPVLKAVATSTERERTEQFLLSAGVKEKFDLIVCGDDVSKGKPEPDIFITVSEKLNCKSNESVVLEDSANGILAASRANMIPFLVFDVKKPDENIEKLAEKTFNSLVEVRDFLQKIDF from the coding sequence ATGAGATCAATTAACACAATATCCTTGTTTATTTTCGATATGGATGGACTAATGTTTGACACTACAAATTTGGCAATTTACAGTTGGATCAAGGCAGGAAACACGTATGGTATCCCTATTTCAGAATCAATTGTAATAAAATCAATTGGATTGGATATCCATGGTGCAAAAAAAGTATTTAAAAAAAATTTGGGCAAAAATTTCCCATATCATGAAATTAGAAGTTTAAGATTAAAATATGCCCAGGATTTTATAGAAAAAAATGGAATTCCTGTTAAAAAAGGCCTTTACGAATTAATTGAATTTTTAGACCAAAAACCAGTCTTAAAAGCAGTGGCCACCTCCACCGAAAGGGAAAGGACAGAACAGTTCTTGCTTTCTGCGGGAGTCAAAGAAAAGTTTGATTTAATAGTATGTGGGGATGATGTTTCTAAAGGCAAACCCGAACCTGACATATTTATAACAGTCTCGGAGAAATTGAATTGTAAAAGCAACGAATCTGTGGTATTGGAAGACTCAGCTAATGGTATTCTTGCAGCTTCAAGAGCTAATATGATACCTTTTCTGGTTTTTGATGTAAAAAAACCAGATGAAAATATTGAGAAATTAG